Proteins encoded within one genomic window of Vanrija pseudolonga chromosome 3, complete sequence:
- the rnh1 gene encoding Ribonuclease H — MLATHTTAALRRLTLHTRHLSPRERVLLDGLRIYIDLRASRRDYDEESSSNNMPKAAFYAVAAGRKPGIYSTWGEAEAQVKGFNGARFKKFPTEAQARGFISGKSEGAAPSASGSTPYSRPSGDSSSSSRDSPPRDAPDGTLPPDLALLAAKGFTFSRTPPHRIVVYTDGSSLGNGKKRARAGLGVFWGGRGEAYAANLSERVPGEPQTNNRGELLSIIRALETCPYPAVPLEIRTDSQYSINCITKFLPGWLKNGWKTSTGEVKNVEMIKHLLVLLRQRGPNAQVKFKYVRGHAGHAGNEAADKLARMGAASEDVEDRTDWLDPDDVVPAKKSTHSDVEVEIDPAWLMTDEEMLRLERSLADE; from the exons ATGCTCGCAACGCACACGACCGCAGCGCTCCGCCGTCTAACGCTGCACACGCGCCACCTGTCGCCGCGAGAGagggtgctgctcgacgggctGAGGATATACATCGACCTGCGGGCATCGCGGCGGGactacgacgaggagagcagcagcaacaacat GCCCAAGGCCGCGTtctacgccgtcgcggcgggccgCAAGCCCGGCATCTACTCGACCTGGGGCGAGGCCGAAGCACAGGTCAAGGGGTTCAACGG CGCGCGGTTCAAGAAGTTTCCGACCGAGGCACAGGCGAGGGGGTTCATCAGCGGCAAGTCGGAGGGTGCAGCGCCATCAGCGTCGGGGTCGACACCGTACAGCCGTCCGAGCGGCGAcagctccagctcctctCGTgactcgccgccccgcgaTGCCCCAGACGGCACATTACcccccgacctcgcgctgctcgcggccaagggcTTCACGTTTtcgcgcaccccgccgcaCCGCATCGTCGTGTACACGGACGGCAGCTCGCTCGGCAACGGCAAGAAGCGGGCGCGtgccgggctcggcgtgtTCTGGGGCGGCAGGGGCGAGGCGTACGCTGCCAACCTGAGCGAGCGGGTGCCGGGGGAGCCGCAGACGAATaaccgcggcgagctgctctcCATcatccgcgcgctcgagacgTGCCCCTATCCCGCGGTCCCGCTCGAGATACGCACCGACTCGCAGTACTCTATCAACT GCATCACAAAGTTCCTGCCCGGGTGGCTGAAGAACGGGTGGAAGACGTCCACGGGCGAGGTGAAGAACGTCGAGATGATAAAGCACCTCcttgtgctgctgcgccagcgcggcccGAACGCGCAGGTCAAGTTCAAGTATGTGCGCGGGCATGCGGGACACGCGGGcaacgaggcggccgacaaGCTCGCTCGCATGGGGGCCGCGTCGGAAGACGTCGAGGACCGCACCGACTGGCTTGACCCGGACGACGTGGTGCCCGCAAAGAAGAGTACCCACTCAGAcgtggaggtcgag ATCGACCCAGCGTGGCTCatgaccgacgaggagatgctTAGATTAGAGCGGTCGCTTGCGGACGAGTAG
- the met9_1 gene encoding Methylenetetrahydrofolate reductase 1, whose product MKITEKLAKAEREGRPFWSFEYFPPRTAQGLQNLYDRIERMRLLGPEFIDITWGAGGKNADLTSSLVQVCQESIGIETCMHLTCTEMPQEKVEWALQQAKQFGCQNILAMRGDPPAGASKWEPTPGGFAYAVDLVRYIHKHYPGDFCVAVAGFPQGHPETPDTEEGRHQEMLWLKEKVDAGADFIFTQMFYDVDILFDWVKRVRSYGITVPIIPGIMPIQNWGKFQTWVQRESIVVPDHFYEALNPVVGDDEQVRAVGTKLVADMCRKILANEECGIKGLHVYTLNLEKGARMLLEELNFESRREQVAPLPWRPSLTPHRRQETIRPIFWANRVQSYLSRTADWDEFPNGRWGDSRSPAYGDLDGYPVQLGITAEQAQKLWGNPTTLDDIAELFAGFCRGTVEKLPWSSAPPASETSVITEQLARMNQRGFLTINSQPAVDGARSDDKVHGWGPAGGYVYQKAYLEFFVSPELLEPLIRRIEGDSRFTYHAVSKVGDLRTNTHSEGPNAVTWGVFPGKEIVQPTIVETVSFMAWKDEAFELGSLWANLYPEGSETRKLIDNVMSNSYLVNIVANNFKDSTAIFEPFLLDQPGTNGSANGVANGH is encoded by the exons ATGAAGATCACCGAAAAGCTCGCaaaggccgagcgcgagggacGTCCCTTCTGGAGCTTCGAGTACTTCCCCCCGCGCACCGCCCAG GGCCTCCAGAACCTCTATGACCGTATCGAGCGCatgcgcctcctcggcccagAGTTCATCGACATCACTTGGGGAGCTGGTGGCAAGAACGCCGAcctcacctcgtcgctcgtccAGGTCTGCCAGGAGTCGATCGGCATCGAGACATGCATGCACCTGACCTGCACTGAGA TGCCCCAGGAGAAGGTCGAGTGGGCCCTCCAGCAGGCGAAGCAGTTCGGCTGCCAGAACATCCTCGCGATGCGCGGTGACCCCCCAGCCGGTGCTTCCAAGTGGGAGCCGACTCCCGGTGGCTTCGCGTACGCCGTCGATCTCGTTCGATACATCCACAAGCACTACCCGGGCGACTTCTGTGTCGCTGTTGCCGGTTTCCCCCAGGGCCACCCCGAGACGCCCGACACCGAGGAGGGCCGCCACCAGGAGATGCTCTGGCTCAAGGAGAAGgtcgacgctggcgccgacttCATCTTCACCCAGATGTTctacgacgtcgacattTTGTTCGACTGGGTGAAGCGCGTGCGCTCGTATGGTATCACGGTCCCCATTATCCCTGGTATCATGCCCATTCAGAACTGGGGCAAGTTCCAGACCTGGGTCCAGAGAGAGTCGATTGTGGTGCCCGACCACTTCTACGAGGCCCTCAACCccgttgtcggcgacgacgagcaggtcaGAGCCGTCGGCACCAAGCTTGTCGCCGACATGTGTCGCAAGATTCTCGCCAACGAGGAGTGTGGCATCAAGGGTCTGCACGTCTACACCCTCAACCTTGAGAAGGGCGCGCGCAtgctcctcgaggagctcaactTTGAGAGCCGtcgcgagcaggtcgcccCTCTTCCCTGGCGCCCCTCCCTCACGCCCCACCGTCGCCAGGAGACAATCCGTCCCATCTTTTGGGCCAACCGTGTCCAGTCGTACCTTTCGAGGA CTGCCGACTGGGACGAGTTCCCGAACGGACGTTGGGgcgactcgcgctcgcctgCCTACGGTGACCTCGACGGTTACCCTGTCCAGCTTGGTATCACTGCCGAGCAGGCCCAGAAGCTCTGGGGCAACCCcacgacgctcgacgacattgcCGAGCTCTTCGCTGGCTTCTGTCGCGGTACCGTCGAGAAGCtgccgtggtcgtcggccCCGCCTGCCTCGGAGACTTCGGTCATCACCGAGCAGTTAGCCCGCATGAACCAGCGTGGCTTCCTGACCATCAACTCGCAGCCtgctgtcgacggcgcccgCTCCGACGACAAGGTCCACGGCTGGGGCCCTGCCGGTGGTTACGTCTACCAGAAGGCGTACCTCGAGTTCTTCGTCTCgcccgagctcctcgagccgcTTATTCGCCGCATCGAAGGCGACTCGCGCTTCACCTACCACGCCGTCAGCAAGGTCGGAGACCTCCGCACCAACACGCACTCTGAGGGCCCCAATGCCGTCACCTGGGGTGTCTTCCCTGGCAAGGAGATTGTCCAGCCGACCATTGTCGAGACTGTCTCGTTCATGGCCTGGAAGGACGAGGCGTTCGAGCTCGGCTCGCTGTGGGCCAACCTCTACCCCGAGGGATCCGAGACGCGCAAGCTCATCGACAACGTCATGTCCAACAGCTACCTCGTCAACATTGTCGCCAACAACTTCAAGGACTCGACGGCAATCTTTGAGCCCTTCCTTCTCGACCAGCCCGGCACCAACGGCTCGGCCAACGGCGTCGCCAACGGCCACTAA
- the gms1_1 gene encoding UDP-galactose transporter, with protein sequence MSPVPISPIGRGAVRRGTTGASSAPPSSTSTGPSLAGSSARRLSLAGGLRDDRDQDEGLVMREKEREETTGKVAGREVGVTRPKRRLSSLPSLPHPSAPTPPPRSPAMSVPPSRAMSFTSSPPTSPAQASTLPTIPTYEALTQPRSNIDRSGLGLGSSNSFARAPTIDEKGPRYIPPQVAAPQPPRDTSGPPKIFGIELKWVSLITLALQNAFLTIIMHYSRVSTPPERTYSAAAAVLLNELLKGSISILIALKKIDTTMNAEPASWQEKEATRTAVPGGLTVLHPSRLRALGRAIFSPDCPKLAIPAVLYVIQNNLQYVAASNLDVATFQVTYQMKILTTAFFSVVLLNKRLSRPKWAALFMLAMGVGIVQLQSVSVSGPSSHSATAAPVADDKALRSTIPTEHIERIMHPFRGFLAVTLACITSGLAGVYFELLLKSNSGSSPAPDLWVRNTQLSLFSLVPAFIPIIFAGAPEGMSWAEGVASKFANFNGWAWGTVLTQTFGGLITALVIRYSDNIMKGFATSLSIIISFLASVALFNYPITFSFVLGAGIVLAATYLYNAPNSLPDVAPRTSVAVAPGSPIPTSAPILGEPQPPSRTSSIINLLSLGGSRPGSRRTSATDLRAPQLTSRGSYNGSNPGTPFLLSAQNSYTNIADFSRSSPSPGPSRGWSPPGQKSKPTLTVDTGLATDHGR encoded by the exons ATGTCGCCTGTACCCATTTCGCCGATTGGGCGGGGCGCCGTGCGTCGTGGGACcacgggcgcgtcgtcggcacccccctcgagcacgagcacgggcCCAAGCCTCGCTGGCTCCAGCGCACGCCGTTTGTCCCTTGCTGGTGGTTTACGCGATGACCGCGACCAGGATGAGGGACTCGTGATGCGCGAaaaggagcgcgaggaaaCCACTGGTAAAGTAGCCGGGAGGGAAGTGGGCGTTACGCGCCCAAAGCGCCGTCTTTCAAG TCTTCCTTCGCTTCCTCACCCATCTGCACCAAcacctccccctcgctcACCTGCAATGTCGGTTCCACCAAGCAGGGCAATGTCCTTCACCTCATCCCCTCCGACCTCGCCAGCGCAAGCCAGCACACTCCCAACCATCCCCACCTACGAGGCATTGACTCAACCTCGCTCCAACATCGACCGCTCCGGCCTCGGACTCGGCTCATCAAACTCGTTTGCGAGGGCACCTACTATCGATGAGAAGGGACCGAGGTACATTCCTCCTCAGGTCGCAGCACCCCAGCCGCCCCGTGATACCAGCGGACCGCCCAAGATCTTTGGCATTGAGCTCAAATGGGTCTC CCTGATAACGCTCGCCCTCCAGAATGCCTTCCTCACCATCATCATGCACTACTCGCGAGTGTCCACGCCCCCCGAGAGGACATACTctgcggccgcggccgtccTGCTCAACGAGTTACTCAAGGGATCCATCTCGATTTTGATTGCGCTCAAAAAGATCGACACGACGATGAACGCCGAGCCGGCATCATGGCAAGAGAAGGAGGCTACGCGGACTGCGGTCCCCGGCGGCCTGACCGTCCTCCACCCAAGCCGCCTGCGGGCGCTCGGACGCGCCATCTTCAGCCCAGACTGCCCCAAGCTCGCCATTCCCGCGGTCCTCTATGTGATCCAGAACAACCTGCAATACGTTGCCGCCTccaacctcgacgtcgcgaccTTCCAGGTTACGTACCAGATGAAGATCCTCACGACGGCATTCTTCTCGGTTGTGCTGCTCAACAAGCGTCTCAGCCGTCCCAAGTGGGCTGCGCTATTCATGCTCGCCATGGGTGTCGGCATTGTGCAGCTCCAGAGCGTCTCGGTGtccggcccgtcgtcgcacTCGGCTACAGCGGCTCCCGTTGCCGATGACAAGGCCCTCCGAAGCACGATCCCGACCGAGCACATTGAACGCATCATGCACCCATTCCGCGGCTTCTTGGCGGTCACTCTTGCGTGCATCACCTCGGGCCTCGCGGGCGTCTACTTTGAGCTTCTTCTCAAGAGCAACAGCGGTTCTAGCCCGGCGCCCGACCTCTGGGTTCGCAACACGCAGCTCTCGCTGTTCTCGCTTGTCCCCGCCTTCATTCCTATCATCTTTGCCGGCGCCCCCGAGGGCATGTCGTGGGCAGAGGGAGTTGCCTCCAAGTTTGCCAACTTTAACGGCTGGGCGTGGGGCACCGTCCTTACGCAGACGTTTGGTGGTCTCATCACGGCCCTGGTCATCCGCTACAGCGACAACATCAT GAAAGGTTTTGCCACCTCGTTGTCGATCATCATCTCGTTCCTGGCATCTGTCGCGTTGTTCAACTACCCGATCACGTTTTccttcgtcctcggcgctggcatCGTGCTGGCGGCCACGTACCTGTACAACGCCCCCAACTCGCTGCCCGACGTGGCACCTCGTACCTCGGTCGCAGTTGCGCCGGGCTCCCCTATCCCTACTAGCGCCCCTATCCTGGGCGAACCCcagccgccctcgcgcacctcgagcATCATCAacctcctcagcctcggaGGCTCCCGACCCGGCTCTCGCCGCACTTCAGCTACCGACCTGCGGGCGCCGCAGCTGACGTCGCGCGGAAGCTACAACGGTAGCAACCCCGGCACTCCATTCCTCCTGTCTGCGCAGAACTCGTATACCAACATTGCCGACTTTTCCCGTTCTTCGCCAAGTCCAGGTCCCTCTCGCGGGTGGTCTCCACCCGGTCAAAAGTCCAAGCCCACGCTGACGGTCGACACCGGGCTTGCCACCGACCACGGCCGCTGA
- the gms1_1 gene encoding UDP-galactose transporter, giving the protein MHAPRPRPFRRRSLTSLPSLPHPSAPTPPPRSPAMSVPPSRAMSFTSSPPTSPAQASTLPTIPTYEALTQPRSNIDRSGLGLGSSNSFARAPTIDEKGPRYIPPQVAAPQPPRDTSGPPKIFGIELKWVSLITLALQNAFLTIIMHYSRVSTPPERTYSAAAAVLLNELLKGSISILIALKKIDTTMNAEPASWQEKEATRTAVPGGLTVLHPSRLRALGRAIFSPDCPKLAIPAVLYVIQNNLQYVAASNLDVATFQVTYQMKILTTAFFSVVLLNKRLSRPKWAALFMLAMGVGIVQLQSVSVSGPSSHSATAAPVADDKALRSTIPTEHIERIMHPFRGFLAVTLACITSGLAGVYFELLLKSNSGSSPAPDLWVRNTQLSLFSLVPAFIPIIFAGAPEGMSWAEGVASKFANFNGWAWGTVLTQTFGGLITALVIRYSDNIMKGFATSLSIIISFLASVALFNYPITFSFVLGAGIVLAATYLYNAPNSLPDVAPRTSVAVAPGSPIPTSAPILGEPQPPSRTSSIINLLSLGGSRPGSRRTSATDLRAPQLTSRGSYNGSNPGTPFLLSAQNSYTNIADFSRSSPSPGPSRGWSPPGQKSKPTLTVDTGLATDHGR; this is encoded by the exons ATGCACGCACCACGCCCACGACCCTTTCGCCGACGCTCACTAACAAGTCTTCCTTCGCTTCCTCACCCATCTGCACCAAcacctccccctcgctcACCTGCAATGTCGGTTCCACCAAGCAGGGCAATGTCCTTCACCTCATCCCCTCCGACCTCGCCAGCGCAAGCCAGCACACTCCCAACCATCCCCACCTACGAGGCATTGACTCAACCTCGCTCCAACATCGACCGCTCCGGCCTCGGACTCGGCTCATCAAACTCGTTTGCGAGGGCACCTACTATCGATGAGAAGGGACCGAGGTACATTCCTCCTCAGGTCGCAGCACCCCAGCCGCCCCGTGATACCAGCGGACCGCCCAAGATCTTTGGCATTGAGCTCAAATGGGTCTC CCTGATAACGCTCGCCCTCCAGAATGCCTTCCTCACCATCATCATGCACTACTCGCGAGTGTCCACGCCCCCCGAGAGGACATACTctgcggccgcggccgtccTGCTCAACGAGTTACTCAAGGGATCCATCTCGATTTTGATTGCGCTCAAAAAGATCGACACGACGATGAACGCCGAGCCGGCATCATGGCAAGAGAAGGAGGCTACGCGGACTGCGGTCCCCGGCGGCCTGACCGTCCTCCACCCAAGCCGCCTGCGGGCGCTCGGACGCGCCATCTTCAGCCCAGACTGCCCCAAGCTCGCCATTCCCGCGGTCCTCTATGTGATCCAGAACAACCTGCAATACGTTGCCGCCTccaacctcgacgtcgcgaccTTCCAGGTTACGTACCAGATGAAGATCCTCACGACGGCATTCTTCTCGGTTGTGCTGCTCAACAAGCGTCTCAGCCGTCCCAAGTGGGCTGCGCTATTCATGCTCGCCATGGGTGTCGGCATTGTGCAGCTCCAGAGCGTCTCGGTGtccggcccgtcgtcgcacTCGGCTACAGCGGCTCCCGTTGCCGATGACAAGGCCCTCCGAAGCACGATCCCGACCGAGCACATTGAACGCATCATGCACCCATTCCGCGGCTTCTTGGCGGTCACTCTTGCGTGCATCACCTCGGGCCTCGCGGGCGTCTACTTTGAGCTTCTTCTCAAGAGCAACAGCGGTTCTAGCCCGGCGCCCGACCTCTGGGTTCGCAACACGCAGCTCTCGCTGTTCTCGCTTGTCCCCGCCTTCATTCCTATCATCTTTGCCGGCGCCCCCGAGGGCATGTCGTGGGCAGAGGGAGTTGCCTCCAAGTTTGCCAACTTTAACGGCTGGGCGTGGGGCACCGTCCTTACGCAGACGTTTGGTGGTCTCATCACGGCCCTGGTCATCCGCTACAGCGACAACATCAT GAAAGGTTTTGCCACCTCGTTGTCGATCATCATCTCGTTCCTGGCATCTGTCGCGTTGTTCAACTACCCGATCACGTTTTccttcgtcctcggcgctggcatCGTGCTGGCGGCCACGTACCTGTACAACGCCCCCAACTCGCTGCCCGACGTGGCACCTCGTACCTCGGTCGCAGTTGCGCCGGGCTCCCCTATCCCTACTAGCGCCCCTATCCTGGGCGAACCCcagccgccctcgcgcacctcgagcATCATCAacctcctcagcctcggaGGCTCCCGACCCGGCTCTCGCCGCACTTCAGCTACCGACCTGCGGGCGCCGCAGCTGACGTCGCGCGGAAGCTACAACGGTAGCAACCCCGGCACTCCATTCCTCCTGTCTGCGCAGAACTCGTATACCAACATTGCCGACTTTTCCCGTTCTTCGCCAAGTCCAGGTCCCTCTCGCGGGTGGTCTCCACCCGGTCAAAAGTCCAAGCCCACGCTGACGGTCGACACCGGGCTTGCCACCGACCACGGCCGCTGA
- the RTFDC1 gene encoding Protein RTF2, whose translation MGADGGSIPDRRDLVKTKGKAEQADKAAQRERFLFCALSKKPLAKPVVADPLGKLYNKDAIIEFLIDKAVYGDGDSICPYIKGVKDLLTLNLMPNPAAETDDASTSTRAPFVCWLSLKEMTGAIPFIALKSCGCVFSDAAVRAIIPNLTRGIAASSPGKDEAPEAGEAVPCPNCGKTFDLTVPSAVLPIYPSADVQDALLDALLASRAAAKANKKRKAGAEDKGEKKEKKKTSPPAEPAAKVPRTATAAGAPRAINTKSLGSSVTAQLAEQEKKRLEAQAGMSAAVKSMFRSKDEQGKRGDAADFFGRTFNRYAA comes from the exons aTGGGTGCTGACGGTGGCTCCATCCCCGACCgacgcgacctcgtcaagaccaagggcaaggccgagcaggcggaCAAGGCtgcccagcgcgagcgcttcTTGTTCTGCGCCCTGAGCAAG AAACCCCTCGccaagcccgtcgtcgccgacccccTGGGCAAGCTGTACAACAAGGACGCGATCATCGAGTTCTTGATAGACAAGGCGGTGtatggcgatggcgacagcATCTGCCCGTACATCAAGGGTGTTAAA GACCTCCTCACGCTCAACCTCATgcccaaccccgccgccgagaccgaTGACGCCAGCACGTCGACCCGCGCCCCGTTCGTCTGCTGGCTCTCGCTCAAGGAGATGACGGGTGCGATTCCGTTCATCGCGCTAAAGTCGTGCGGCTGCGTGTTCTCCGACGCCGCAGTCCGCGCTATCATCCCCAACTTGACGCGGGGGATtgccgccagctcgccaggcaaggacgaggcgcccGAGGCTGGTGAGGCTGTGCCTTGCCCCAACTGTGGCAAGACTTTCGACCTGACAGTGCCCTCGGCCGTCCTCCCCATCTACCCGTCCGCAGATGTTCAGGACGCGCTCCTGGACGCTCTGCTCGCCtcccgcgcggcggccaaggcgaacaagaagcgcaaggctggtgccgaggacaagggagagaagaaggagaagaagaagacgagcCCGCCAGCTGAGCCTGCCGCCAAGGTGCCGCGCACggctactgctgctggcgcacCGCGCGCTATCAACACCAAGTCGCTAGGCAGCTCGGTCACTGCGCAGCTTGCAGagcaggagaagaagcgcctcgaggcgcaggcaggcatgagcgccgccgtcaagtCCATGTTCCGGTCCAAGGATGAACAGGGCAAGAGGGGCGACGCGGCTGACTTCTTTGGTCGCACATTCAACAGG TATGCCGCATGA